Genomic DNA from Cloeon dipterum chromosome 3, ieCloDipt1.1, whole genome shotgun sequence:
tttaaaatgttgtcaTGGAATTTTTGTggcttgaaaaaaatgtttggggaaaatcagatttttattattaaaacaaaaataaaaaatgctataaacataatttttagtaaCTTTTGATCCATCATATTTCTATCTCATCAACAGAACAAAATCAGTTAGTTCAACcaccagtttttttttcaaattatccaATATTCTGCTTTCAGCCTCTTAAATATCCGAAGTCAGTGTTCTTCATCGTCACCAACGAGTTTTGCGAGAGATTCTGCTATTATGGGATGCGAAGTAAGTAAAAAAAGTgatagagataaaattttgaattagtgCGTAGTTGACACAAAACTATCACGTCAAAGCTATTATAAAACGTGTCATTCTAAtgttcattattttctctgtttCAGCTATTCTGGCGTTGTACCTGGTGCAGTACCTCAAATACTCTGAGGACAATGCGACTGTCGTGTACCATGCTTTTGTTTCCTTCTGTTACTTGACCCCCCTGATAGGAGCAGTCATTGCCGATAGTTGGCTCGGCAGGTTTAAGTAAGTCATTAGATCAGCAGATCAACGACTCTAAAACCTGCTTTTACTCGTGTGTTTCAGGACCATTGTGATTCTCTCCTTGGTGTATGCCATTGGAAGCGTTGCGATCTCGCTTTCTGCAATCCCCAACTTAATTCCGCCAGAGTGAGTgtcgcgtttttttttaaatctacatATACTATCGTTGTGTGGACTTGAATTTGTTaatcaaaagaatattttcagGGCCTTCACCTATGTCGGTTTGCTGCTTATCGGGTTTGGTACAGGAGGCATCAAGCCTTGCGTGTCCGCCTTTGGTGGCGACCAATTTGTGATCCCCGAACAAGAACGGCAGCTGCAACAGTTCTTCTCCATTTTCTACTTTGCTGTAAACGGAGGCAGTTTGATTTCCACCTTCTTTACTCCCATTCTGCGAGAGGATGTCAAATGTTTTGAACGAGACGATTGCTATTCTCTGGCTTTCGGAGTGCCCGCCATCCTCATGGTTGTCTCAATAGGTATGCTAAACCGGTTGGTTGAGATGTTTGCATTATTCTCACACGTAAACATTTGACTGTCCTCTAGTCATCTTTGTTGCTGGCAAGCCCATGTACAAGAGCAAGAAACCAAGTGGAAACGTCATGATGGAAGTGTGCAAGTGCATTTGCGTAAGACAATTATTAACATAAATAGTATAATTTATGTCGCACCTTACAGCGCCTGTttacttgatttaaaaatataaaatggtaTTATCAGAGAAACCTTTTATTTgatgatttattgaaaattttaccaaatgaTGTAATAATGTTTAAGAATGCACGCTTTTCCCcttgctaaattatttttatatataatatgcaaatatttttcaatgttttggCAAAGGCACGATTTGGCTTCAaagacagtttaaaaatatttcccaatttCAGCACGGCATCAGAATGAGGTTTAAGAACAAGGATACCAAGAAAGATCACTGGCTGGAACATGCTGAGGGAAAATACAGCCAGAAATTGATTGAGGACATTAAGTTGGCTTTGAATGTCCTTGTGATGTTCATTCCTCTTCTTATATTTTGGGCTCTATTTGATCAGCAGGTAAATAGCttaagttatattttaaagatttaatttattttacattaaatgGAAAGGGCTCTCGGTGGACGTTCCAAGCGACTAGAATGAATGGAGCACTTGGCTCGTGGAACATCAAACCTGATCAGATTCAAGTGATCAATCCTTTGCTTATCATCATCCTCATCCCTGTCTTTGAAGCAACCTTGTACCCCTGcttcaagaaattaaacatCTTCCAAAAGCCTCTGAGTAAAATGACCTTGGGAGGCGCCTTAGCTGCGCTGGCGTTTCTGCTTTCAGCCCTGGTCGAATTGGCCATCAAACCAACAGAAGCAGTCTTGCCAGTTGCTGGAGAAGCCCAGCTAAGAATTTTCAACACGTTCAACTGCCCCCTTGCCATTTCTGGTGAATTAGTTGGTAGTTCTGATAAATTTGACATCCCATCTCTTGAGCTGTGGGAAAATCTGCACATTTCTGCTCAGGgcaataaaatgttcaaattgaGAGCAACTCCAGGTGCAGGATGTGCTCCTGAATTAGCTGAGCAGACTTTTGACGTTGAGATCCAAGAAGGAAAGGTGAGAGACTGAAGATGTTTCTGCGTTGCCATtcaaaaaaactaaaactctTTCACAGGCTTTGAGCTATGCACTTCATGATGGAAGCAAAGGTCAGAATAGATTGCAGTTGTCTCAAAACTTTGCTGATGACCCTGAAAAATCTAGGAACGGAAATGCTAAGATGAAGTAATGATGTACAATATGTTATTCatttgtcaatttaaaatattatttatttccagagTTTTGATCAACACAAATGACAATGCACCAAAGAAAGTTGTTTTTGTCGGTAAATTGACTTATGAATTTGAACCCATTTCTGGTCCTCCAGCTGtgtctaaaattttagaaatggaCGTGGACAGGTTTGACCAAATGTGGTAGATTgtgaatatgaatttaaatctaaaatcttTCAGCTATAAAATCCTCTTAAATGATGAGGAAATTGGCTCCACCTCCGTTATTGCTGGCGGTGTTTACACTTATGTGATCAATGAAGATACCAAGGAGGTGATACACAGTTCCAACCcatactattttaattttctgatttcgtgttttgatttttccataGCTTCACTGTAGCgtaatcaattaaaatccatATTGTATGTTATCAGGTTAAAAGAGCGATCATTACTCCTGAAAATTCAGTGAACATGTTGTGGTTGATTCCACAATACTTCATCATTACAGCTGGCGAAGTCTTGTTCAGTGTCACTGGTTTGGAGTTTGCCTTCACTCAAGTATGTGCAAGTTAAACTACTATATCATTTTaactctattttttaattttttttgcacagGCTCCACTGACAATGAAGTCTGTCATTGTTGCTGGCTGGTATTTAAGCGTGGCGTTTGGTAACTTTTTTGTTATCCTCGTTGCTGAAGTCAAGTTTGTCAATGACCAGGTAACAAGTGATATACAATGAGCcaatttccataaaattgTTGCGTTTAAATACACAGATGTGGGAGTTTGTCCTGTTTGCCGCACTCATGACCATTTCCATGGTCATTTTCTGGTTGATGTCTGTGCGGTACAAGTACGTAACTATTGCCACTGACGACTCTATTGAAATGGGATCAGACAAGAAAAAGAGTGTGGACAATGATGCTTTTGAGGACCACAAAGATTGAACTGGACTGTGATATCAagttgttgtgttttttgttcgAATATCTCATCACCTTTGTACAGTATCAAACAAACTCGTTcagataaaagtaaaaatatatttattctcttATTGCCAGCAGTATGTTCTGCAATGTACAATAAAGCtcttgcaattttcaattgaattttaaaagacaaagAGGGAAAAGTTATTATTCTAATCAGGACCCGATGAATACAAATAAAGGGAATTTGATTAATAGGGCATAATTACCAACAATTAATGcaggaaactaaaaaaaagtaaaaaaagcaCAGGAACATATAATCAgctaacaaatattttagatcTATAATTCAATTCCGTTACCCACTGGATTTATTATTAAGTCCGTAAAGCCAATTAGTGGAAAAACAAATGGGCCGTTGAGAATgagttatttaataaaatctacaTAAAGTTTGCAAAGtcttaatataattatactgATAATGACAGACAAACATCctcataatataatatgttatCTTATATAACCGACCTAATGTTTGAATTGTGAGGCAAAATAGAATACCAGTTGTTGTCAAGTAGTTTTATAAGATTAAATTATAGATTATGGTTTCCAATATGAACTTTTTAAGGATTCAACTAAATTTCTTGCACTAGTAAGGCAACTCTTAGGAGCTGCATATTTagatattctaatatgtaacAAATGAAAAAGCTTCACAGAAGTTAAATGATTTAGAGATTCCAGACATGTATtgttacaaacaaaaaatattttccctagCATTTTAATCTT
This window encodes:
- the LOC135938470 gene encoding peptide transporter family 1-like isoform X1 yields the protein MDSLEITSEEEDDDYYEASALLTKKATKKENGTNQDNAICQAYHGPPLKYPKSVFFIVTNEFCERFCYYGMRTILALYLVQYLKYSEDNATVVYHAFVSFCYLTPLIGAVIADSWLGRFKTIVILSLVYAIGSVAISLSAIPNLIPPEAFTYVGLLLIGFGTGGIKPCVSAFGGDQFVIPEQERQLQQFFSIFYFAVNGGSLISTFFTPILREDVKCFERDDCYSLAFGVPAILMVVSIVIFVAGKPMYKSKKPSGNVMMEVCKCICHGIRMRFKNKDTKKDHWLEHAEGKYSQKLIEDIKLALNVLVMFIPLLIFWALFDQQGSRWTFQATRMNGALGSWNIKPDQIQVINPLLIIILIPVFEATLYPCFKKLNIFQKPLSKMTLGGALAALAFLLSALVELAIKPTEAVLPVAGEAQLRIFNTFNCPLAISGELVGSSDKFDIPSLELWENLHISAQGNKMFKLRATPGAGCAPELAEQTFDVEIQEGKALSYALHDGSKGQNRLQLSQNFADDPEKSRNGNAKMKVLINTNDNAPKKVVFVGKLTYEFEPISGPPAVSKILEMDVDSYKILLNDEEIGSTSVIAGGVYTYVINEDTKEVKRAIITPENSVNMLWLIPQYFIITAGEVLFSVTGLEFAFTQAPLTMKSVIVAGWYLSVAFGNFFVILVAEVKFVNDQMWEFVLFAALMTISMVIFWLMSVRYKYVTIATDDSIEMGSDKKKSVDNDAFEDHKD
- the LOC135938470 gene encoding peptide transporter family 1-like isoform X2, which gives rise to MSRSDSTFEMTPAEKKPLKYPKSVFFIVTNEFCERFCYYGMRTILALYLVQYLKYSEDNATVVYHAFVSFCYLTPLIGAVIADSWLGRFKTIVILSLVYAIGSVAISLSAIPNLIPPEAFTYVGLLLIGFGTGGIKPCVSAFGGDQFVIPEQERQLQQFFSIFYFAVNGGSLISTFFTPILREDVKCFERDDCYSLAFGVPAILMVVSIVIFVAGKPMYKSKKPSGNVMMEVCKCICHGIRMRFKNKDTKKDHWLEHAEGKYSQKLIEDIKLALNVLVMFIPLLIFWALFDQQGSRWTFQATRMNGALGSWNIKPDQIQVINPLLIIILIPVFEATLYPCFKKLNIFQKPLSKMTLGGALAALAFLLSALVELAIKPTEAVLPVAGEAQLRIFNTFNCPLAISGELVGSSDKFDIPSLELWENLHISAQGNKMFKLRATPGAGCAPELAEQTFDVEIQEGKALSYALHDGSKGQNRLQLSQNFADDPEKSRNGNAKMKVLINTNDNAPKKVVFVGKLTYEFEPISGPPAVSKILEMDVDSYKILLNDEEIGSTSVIAGGVYTYVINEDTKEVKRAIITPENSVNMLWLIPQYFIITAGEVLFSVTGLEFAFTQAPLTMKSVIVAGWYLSVAFGNFFVILVAEVKFVNDQMWEFVLFAALMTISMVIFWLMSVRYKYVTIATDDSIEMGSDKKKSVDNDAFEDHKD